DNA sequence from the Candidatus Peregrinibacteria bacterium genome:
TTTCGAATTTCTGTAAACTTTCGAGAATCCACTCTCTCTTTCGATCTATAAAAAAAAGTGCTCTTTTTTTCGGAAAAAATATTGGGAGCACGACTTCTAAGAGGCATTTTGAGCGAATTTTTATCCTCAAATATTTTACTTTTTTCCTCGTAAAGATGATATCGAATGGAAATTTCATCCTCTCAGCGGTAAAATGTCTTTAAGAGTGTATGAAATAAGTTTAGAAATTGAAAATTAAAAATTAGAATTTATTTAATCCCGCTTTGCGGGATAAAATTCAAAATTTAAAATTGTCCCATGTCCTTCTTCTTCTCCAATTCCTTCCCTCAGGCTCAAAATCCATATTCTGTAGCCATTATCCGCTCGGAATTCAACGAAACTCTTACTGCAAAGCTCCTATCATACGCAGAAAAGGGATTCAAAAAATGTGGAATCCCCGAAGATTTGATTGAAATTTTTTCCGTTCCCGGAGCTCTCGAAATTCCATTTGCTACCAAAAAAATCCTCGACACAGGGAATTTTGACGGTATTCTTGCCCTTGGAATTGTGATACGCGGAGAAACATACCATTTTGAGCTCGTTGCGAACGAATCAGCGCGCGGAATACTCGAACTGAGTATGGAAGGCTCTATTCCGATCATTAATGGAATTCTCACCAC
Encoded proteins:
- the ribH gene encoding 6,7-dimethyl-8-ribityllumazine synthase, with the translated sequence MSFFFSNSFPQAQNPYSVAIIRSEFNETLTAKLLSYAEKGFKKCGIPEDLIEIFSVPGALEIPFATKKILDTGNFDGILALGIVIRGETYHFELVANESARGILELSMEGSIPIINGILTTENEVQITQRLEKGMEFAASLVKMMNLMTSLNEKI